From Pseudoxanthomonas sp. CF385, a single genomic window includes:
- a CDS encoding efflux RND transporter periplasmic adaptor subunit codes for MNTNISFSSGSRRLLALGAVSALAIAVLAGCSGQAAENGAPPPPQVSVAAVPVKTVSQWDEFSGRVEAIEHVDLRPRVSGYIDRVNYTEGQEVKKGEVLFTIDARSYRAELARAQAELARARTQAELGRSEASRAKRLADLQALSTEEYEQRRANADQAQANVAAAQAAVESARLNLEWTQVRAPIDGRAGRALVTAGNLVSAGDAASVLTTVVSLDKVHVHFDADERAFLRYAEMARNGERPSERDGKVPVQVALADETDFPHAGLVDFLDNQVDRSTGTIRARAVLDNADRVFTPGLYARVRLLGSGQFKAALVDDKAVLTDQDRKYVYVVDKDGKAQRRDVQVGRMADGLRIVEKGLAAGDRVIVSGVQKVFFPGMPVDAKAVAMGAQAAAPTQAVAKN; via the coding sequence ATGAACACGAACATCTCTTTCTCCTCGGGTTCGCGACGCCTGCTGGCGCTGGGGGCCGTCAGTGCCCTGGCCATCGCCGTGCTGGCGGGTTGCAGCGGCCAGGCCGCCGAGAACGGCGCGCCGCCCCCGCCGCAGGTCAGCGTCGCCGCTGTGCCGGTCAAGACCGTCAGCCAGTGGGACGAATTCAGCGGCCGCGTCGAAGCCATCGAGCACGTCGACCTGCGCCCGCGCGTCTCCGGCTACATCGACCGCGTGAACTACACCGAAGGCCAGGAAGTGAAGAAGGGCGAGGTGCTGTTCACCATCGACGCCCGCAGCTACCGCGCCGAACTGGCGCGCGCGCAGGCCGAACTGGCCCGTGCCCGCACCCAGGCCGAGCTGGGCCGCAGCGAGGCCTCGCGCGCCAAGCGCCTGGCCGACCTGCAGGCGCTGTCCACCGAAGAGTACGAGCAGCGCCGCGCCAACGCCGACCAGGCCCAGGCGAACGTCGCCGCCGCGCAGGCCGCGGTGGAAAGCGCCCGCCTCAACCTGGAATGGACCCAGGTGCGCGCGCCCATCGATGGCCGCGCCGGCCGCGCGCTGGTCACCGCGGGCAACCTCGTCAGCGCCGGCGATGCCGCCAGCGTGCTGACCACGGTGGTCTCGCTGGACAAGGTGCACGTGCACTTCGACGCCGACGAACGCGCCTTCCTGCGCTACGCCGAGATGGCCCGCAACGGCGAACGCCCGAGCGAGCGCGACGGCAAGGTGCCGGTGCAGGTCGCGCTGGCCGACGAAACCGACTTCCCGCACGCGGGCCTGGTCGACTTCCTCGACAACCAGGTCGATCGCAGCACCGGCACCATCCGTGCCCGCGCCGTGCTCGACAACGCCGACCGCGTGTTCACCCCGGGCCTGTACGCCCGCGTGCGCCTGCTGGGCAGCGGCCAGTTCAAGGCCGCCCTGGTCGACGACAAGGCGGTGCTGACCGACCAGGACCGCAAGTACGTCTACGTGGTCGACAAGGACGGCAAGGCGCAGCGCCGCGACGTGCAGGTGGGCCGCATGGCCGATGGCCTGCGCATCGTCGAGAAGGGCCTGGCCGCTGGCGACCGCGTGATCGTCAGCGGCGTGCAGAAGGTGTTCTTCCCCGGCATGCCGGTGGACGCCAAGGCCGTGGCGATGGGCGCACAGGCCGCCGCGCCGACCCAGGCCGTCGCCAAGAACTGA
- a CDS encoding multidrug efflux RND transporter permease subunit: protein MDFSRFFIDRPIFAAVLSIVIFAAGLISIPLLPIGEYPEVVPPSVVVRTVYPGANPKVIAETVATPLEEAINGVEDMMYIKSVAGSDGVLSLTVTFKPGTDPDEAAVRVQNRVAQAQARLPEDVRRQGVTTQKQSPVFLMVVHLTSSDGKYDSLYLRNYMRLHVKDELARIPGVGDAQQFGGGDYAMRLWLDPDKVAARGMTASDVLRSVREQNVQVSAGQLGAEPMPNGSDFLLPINAKGRLESVEEFGNIVLKSGGDGEIVRLADVARIELAAGDYTLRARLDGKNASAIGIFQAPGANALEIRDAVVAKMDDIRPTLPPGVEIQSIYDTTVFVRDSIKSVISTLLEATLLVVLVVILFLQTWRASIIPLLAVPVSVVGTFAVLHLLGYSINTLTLFGLVLAIGIVVDDAIVVVENVERHIEHGATPLEAAHLAMKEVSGPIIAIALVLCAVFVPMAFLTGVTGQFYKQFAVTIAISTVISAINSLTLSPALAAKLLQPHGAPKDRLSRVIDRLFGWLFRPFNRFFKRNSERYEGSVSRALGRRGAVFVVYAILLVGAGLMFRAVPAGFIPVQDKQYLIAGVKMPEGASIERTDTTLKKMAAIAMQVEGVEHEVAFPGLNPLQFTNTPNNGVVFFTLKPFNERSRSAEEITAELNQKFAGIQEGFTFAFMPPPIQGLGNGSGWSLFVEDRTRLGYGELQSAVQAFQGAASQTPGLGFPISSYQANVPQLDAEVDRVKAKAQGVPLTELFDTLQTYLGSAYVNDFNMFGRTWQVIAQADGPFRDNVEDIANLRTRNANGEMVPIGSMVNIKQTYGPDPVIRFNGYPAADLLGDADPRVLSSGEAMAKVTELAQQTLPTGMGIGWSDLSYQQATQGKAALVVFPLAVLLAFLVLAALYESWTLPLAVILIVPMTLLSALAGVWLVGGDNNVFVQVGLVVLMGLACKNAILIVEFARELELQGKGIVESALESCRLRLRPIIMTSVAFIAGTVPLVLSSGAGAEVRSVTGITVFAGMLGVTLFGLFLTPVFYVALRKLANKPLVSHAPVADTATTHP, encoded by the coding sequence ATGGACTTCTCCAGATTCTTCATCGACCGGCCGATCTTCGCCGCCGTCCTGTCGATCGTGATCTTCGCCGCCGGCCTGATCTCGATCCCGCTGCTGCCGATCGGCGAATACCCCGAAGTGGTGCCGCCCTCGGTGGTCGTGCGCACGGTGTACCCCGGCGCCAACCCCAAGGTCATCGCCGAAACCGTCGCCACCCCGCTCGAGGAAGCGATCAACGGCGTCGAGGACATGATGTACATCAAGTCCGTCGCCGGTTCCGATGGCGTGCTCTCGCTGACCGTGACCTTCAAGCCGGGCACCGACCCGGACGAAGCCGCGGTGCGCGTGCAGAACCGCGTGGCGCAGGCGCAGGCACGCCTGCCCGAAGACGTGCGCCGCCAGGGCGTGACCACGCAGAAGCAGTCGCCCGTCTTCCTGATGGTGGTCCACCTGACCTCCAGCGACGGCAAGTACGACTCGCTGTACCTGCGCAACTACATGCGCCTGCACGTGAAGGACGAACTCGCGCGCATTCCCGGCGTCGGCGACGCCCAGCAGTTCGGCGGTGGCGACTACGCCATGCGCCTGTGGCTGGACCCGGACAAGGTGGCCGCACGCGGCATGACCGCCAGCGACGTGCTGCGTTCCGTGCGCGAGCAGAACGTGCAGGTCTCGGCGGGCCAGCTGGGTGCGGAACCGATGCCGAACGGCAGCGACTTCCTGCTGCCGATCAACGCCAAGGGTCGCCTGGAAAGCGTCGAGGAATTCGGCAACATCGTGCTGAAGAGCGGCGGCGACGGCGAGATCGTGCGCCTGGCCGACGTGGCCCGCATCGAACTCGCGGCCGGCGACTACACGCTGCGCGCCCGCCTGGACGGCAAGAACGCGTCCGCCATCGGCATCTTCCAGGCCCCCGGCGCCAATGCGCTGGAGATCCGCGACGCGGTCGTGGCCAAGATGGACGACATCCGCCCGACCCTGCCGCCGGGCGTGGAGATCCAGTCGATCTACGACACCACGGTGTTCGTCCGCGATTCGATCAAGTCGGTGATCTCCACGCTGCTGGAAGCCACGCTGCTGGTGGTGCTGGTGGTGATCCTGTTCCTGCAGACCTGGCGCGCCTCGATCATCCCGTTGCTGGCGGTGCCGGTCTCGGTGGTCGGTACATTCGCCGTGCTGCACCTGCTGGGCTATTCGATCAACACGTTGACGCTGTTCGGCCTGGTGCTCGCCATCGGCATCGTGGTGGACGACGCCATCGTGGTGGTGGAGAACGTCGAACGCCATATCGAACATGGCGCCACGCCGCTGGAAGCGGCGCACCTGGCGATGAAGGAAGTGTCCGGGCCGATCATCGCGATCGCACTGGTGCTGTGTGCGGTGTTCGTGCCGATGGCGTTCCTGACCGGCGTCACCGGCCAGTTCTACAAGCAGTTCGCGGTCACCATCGCCATCTCCACGGTGATCTCGGCGATCAACTCGCTGACCCTGTCGCCGGCGCTGGCCGCCAAGCTGCTGCAACCGCACGGCGCGCCGAAGGATCGCCTGTCGCGCGTGATCGACCGCCTGTTCGGCTGGCTTTTCCGTCCGTTCAACCGCTTCTTCAAGCGCAATTCCGAACGCTATGAGGGTTCGGTGAGCCGTGCGCTGGGTCGTCGCGGCGCGGTGTTCGTGGTGTACGCCATCCTGCTGGTCGGCGCGGGCCTGATGTTCCGCGCGGTGCCGGCCGGCTTCATCCCGGTGCAGGACAAGCAATACCTGATCGCCGGCGTGAAGATGCCGGAAGGCGCTTCGATCGAACGCACCGACACCACGCTGAAGAAGATGGCCGCCATCGCCATGCAGGTGGAGGGCGTGGAGCACGAAGTCGCGTTCCCCGGCCTGAACCCGCTGCAGTTCACCAACACCCCCAACAACGGCGTGGTGTTCTTCACCCTGAAACCGTTCAACGAACGCTCGCGTAGCGCCGAAGAGATCACCGCCGAACTGAACCAGAAGTTCGCCGGCATCCAGGAAGGCTTCACCTTCGCCTTCATGCCGCCGCCGATCCAGGGCCTGGGCAACGGCTCCGGCTGGTCGTTGTTCGTCGAGGACCGCACGCGGTTGGGCTATGGCGAACTGCAGAGCGCCGTGCAGGCGTTCCAGGGCGCGGCGTCGCAGACGCCGGGCCTGGGTTTCCCGATCAGCAGTTACCAGGCCAACGTGCCGCAGCTGGACGCCGAGGTCGACCGCGTGAAGGCCAAAGCACAGGGCGTGCCGCTGACCGAACTGTTCGACACGCTGCAGACCTACCTGGGCTCGGCCTACGTCAACGACTTCAACATGTTCGGCCGTACCTGGCAGGTGATCGCCCAGGCCGACGGTCCGTTCCGCGACAACGTCGAGGACATCGCCAACCTGCGCACCCGCAACGCCAATGGCGAGATGGTGCCGATCGGCAGCATGGTGAACATCAAGCAGACCTACGGCCCCGACCCGGTAATCCGCTTCAACGGTTATCCGGCCGCCGACCTGCTGGGCGACGCCGACCCGCGCGTGCTGTCCTCCGGCGAAGCGATGGCCAAGGTCACCGAGCTGGCCCAGCAGACGCTGCCGACCGGCATGGGCATCGGCTGGAGCGACCTGAGCTACCAGCAGGCCACCCAGGGCAAGGCGGCGCTGGTGGTGTTCCCGCTGGCGGTGCTGCTGGCCTTCCTGGTGCTGGCCGCGCTGTACGAAAGCTGGACCCTGCCGCTGGCGGTGATCCTGATCGTGCCGATGACGCTGCTGTCGGCCCTGGCCGGCGTGTGGCTGGTCGGTGGCGACAACAATGTGTTCGTGCAGGTGGGCCTGGTGGTGCTGATGGGCCTGGCGTGCAAGAACGCCATCCTGATCGTCGAGTTCGCCCGCGAGCTGGAACTGCAGGGCAAGGGCATCGTCGAGTCAGCACTGGAATCCTGTCGCCTGCGCCTGCGTCCGATCATCATGACGTCGGTGGCGTTCATCGCCGGCACGGTGCCGCTGGTGTTGTCGTCCGGCGCCGGTGCGGAGGTACGCTCGGTCACCGGCATCACGGTGTTCGCCGGCATGTTGGGCGTCACCCTGTTCGGCCTGTTCCTGACCCCGGTGTTCTACGTGGCCCTGCGCAAGCTGGCCAACAAGCCGCTGGTGTCCCATGCCCCCGTCGCCGACACGGCGACGACACATCCCTGA
- a CDS encoding HAD family hydrolase, whose protein sequence is MAATEDESGRDLALFDFDGTLTTRETFPDFMRYAVARPRLIVGGVLLAPVVFGYRRGWLAGNPTRASIVQVGLRGVDAARLRAQGDAFARDVLPGVLRPDAMARLAWHRDRGDRIVVVSGGLDVYLAPWCAAQGVDLLCSVLAERDGRITGYAGAQCVGEEKVRRVRALCDPQAYAAIHAYGDTHEDQAMLAMAHHRTYRGQVVA, encoded by the coding sequence ATGGCGGCCACTGAGGACGAATCTGGGCGCGATCTCGCGCTCTTCGACTTCGACGGCACGCTGACCACGCGGGAGACGTTCCCGGACTTCATGCGCTACGCGGTCGCACGGCCGCGGTTGATCGTCGGGGGCGTGCTGCTGGCGCCGGTGGTGTTCGGTTACCGGCGCGGCTGGCTGGCGGGCAATCCCACCCGGGCCAGCATCGTGCAGGTGGGATTGCGCGGGGTGGATGCCGCACGCCTGCGGGCACAAGGGGACGCGTTCGCGCGCGACGTGCTGCCGGGCGTACTGCGCCCGGACGCGATGGCGCGGCTGGCGTGGCATCGCGACCGGGGCGATCGCATCGTCGTGGTTTCCGGCGGACTCGATGTCTATCTCGCGCCGTGGTGCGCGGCGCAAGGCGTCGACCTGCTGTGTTCGGTGTTGGCAGAACGCGATGGGCGCATCACCGGTTATGCCGGGGCGCAATGCGTCGGCGAGGAGAAGGTGCGCCGCGTGCGCGCGCTGTGCGATCCGCAGGCCTACGCCGCCATCCATGCCTATGGCGATACGCACGAAGACCAGGCGATGCTGGCGATGGCGCACCACCGCACCTACCGTGGGCAGGTGGTGGCCTGA
- a CDS encoding acyloxyacyl hydrolase, giving the protein MSVPHRNAANLVSIPSLFSPRALPRLALGLLLAVSATHAFAAEPRNAWYVQGGVAEDAQSLTVGMSRDWRWEKQYRYGHISGQWQGEVARWHSDSQNSTQLGVTPAVRWRPNGWDDGWFVEGGIGLNVIFPKYDTRKKAFSTTFNFGDHIAIGKRFGADDQHEWSLRFQHFSNARIKKPNPGENFLQFRYTQRF; this is encoded by the coding sequence GTGTCCGTTCCACACCGCAACGCCGCCAACCTCGTTTCGATCCCCTCGCTCTTCTCACCCCGCGCCCTGCCACGCCTGGCGCTCGGACTGCTGCTGGCCGTATCCGCCACGCACGCCTTCGCCGCCGAGCCGCGCAACGCGTGGTACGTGCAGGGCGGCGTCGCCGAGGACGCGCAGTCGCTGACCGTCGGCATGAGCCGCGACTGGCGCTGGGAGAAGCAGTACCGCTACGGCCACATCAGCGGCCAGTGGCAGGGCGAAGTCGCGCGCTGGCACAGCGACAGCCAGAACAGCACGCAGCTGGGCGTGACGCCGGCGGTGCGCTGGCGCCCGAACGGATGGGACGATGGCTGGTTCGTCGAGGGTGGCATCGGCTTGAACGTCATCTTCCCCAAGTACGACACGCGGAAGAAAGCGTTCAGCACCACCTTCAACTTCGGCGACCACATCGCCATCGGCAAGCGCTTCGGTGCCGACGACCAGCACGAATGGTCGCTGCGCTTCCAGCACTTCTCCAACGCCCGCATCAAGAAGCCCAACCCGGGCGAGAACTTCCTGCAGTTCCGTTATACGCAGCGGTTCTGA
- a CDS encoding BON domain-containing protein has product MKTHRSFLTTALATALLFSAGLALADNPPPNEPEENAQNDSSQPVGDTWITTKVKADLLATENVSGLDIKVETVDGVVTLTGAVANKAQKDKAVAVAKQIKGVTRVDASGLTLASK; this is encoded by the coding sequence ATGAAGACTCACCGTTCGTTCCTGACCACCGCCCTTGCGACCGCGCTGCTGTTTTCCGCCGGTCTCGCGCTGGCGGACAATCCGCCGCCGAACGAGCCCGAGGAGAACGCGCAGAACGACTCCTCGCAGCCCGTGGGCGACACCTGGATCACCACCAAGGTGAAGGCCGACCTGTTGGCCACCGAGAACGTCTCGGGCCTCGACATCAAGGTCGAGACCGTCGATGGCGTGGTGACCCTGACCGGCGCCGTCGCCAACAAGGCGCAGAAGGACAAGGCTGTCGCGGTCGCCAAGCAGATCAAGGGCGTGACCCGCGTCGACGCCAGCGGCCTGACGCTCGCCTCGAAGTAA
- a CDS encoding SDR family oxidoreductase: MNVSSKIALVTGATRGIGRETVRQLAEAGVHTLLAGRNRDKAVEAALELQAQGLPVEAIALDVTDSASIAAAVKEVEQRHGKLDILVNNAGILVDDGTKGVSGQSLETWRTTFDTNVFGLIETTQAFLPLLRKSDAGRIVNVSSLLGSISEHQNPASFIYEFKGVPAYNVSKSAVNAWTVHLAHELKDTGIKVNTIHPGYVQTEMNKAGDQQNGELSVPEGARTSVQLALIGNDGPTGGYYYFDQVLPW, from the coding sequence ATGAACGTTTCTTCCAAGATCGCCCTCGTCACCGGTGCCACCCGCGGCATCGGTCGCGAGACCGTCCGCCAGCTGGCCGAAGCCGGCGTGCACACCCTTCTCGCCGGCCGCAACCGCGACAAGGCCGTCGAAGCCGCGCTGGAGCTGCAGGCGCAGGGCCTGCCGGTGGAAGCCATCGCGCTGGACGTCACCGATTCGGCCAGCATCGCCGCGGCCGTGAAGGAGGTCGAGCAGCGCCACGGCAAGCTCGACATCCTGGTCAACAACGCCGGCATCCTCGTCGACGACGGCACCAAGGGCGTGTCCGGCCAGTCGCTGGAGACCTGGCGCACCACGTTCGACACCAACGTGTTCGGCCTGATCGAAACCACCCAGGCGTTCCTGCCGCTGCTGCGCAAGTCCGACGCCGGCCGCATCGTCAACGTGTCGAGCCTGCTGGGCTCGATCTCCGAGCACCAGAACCCGGCGTCCTTCATCTACGAGTTCAAGGGCGTGCCGGCCTACAACGTGTCCAAGAGCGCGGTGAACGCATGGACCGTGCACCTGGCCCACGAGCTCAAGGACACCGGCATCAAGGTCAACACGATCCACCCGGGCTACGTGCAGACCGAGATGAACAAGGCGGGCGACCAGCAGAACGGCGAACTGTCCGTGCCGGAAGGCGCGCGCACCAGCGTGCAGCTCGCCCTGATCGGCAACGACGGCCCCACCGGCGGCTACTACTACTTCGACCAGGTGCTGCCATGGTGA
- a CDS encoding SDR family NAD(P)-dependent oxidoreductase, which yields MSLDRDSLTPGALVLGAGGNVGFGVVGALLEAGSPVLAVGREGPRMSALAEHFDDEPGLELLHAPCIHDDRDAARLADQVRERGRPLRAVFASMGTPLQSGRLLDRPASFLLEKLEADLIPHLAAARHLLPLLAEGQHAANYVLIGGPYAERGWSGYGHASVTGAAMRMLAQVLHEEAHVLGVRVQLLSVDKPVCTPENAVNACAEWPNALAVGRSAVSLLTRTDKRSQSIVTWAAKDAHPPERTVACDFEDTLLAVAGVPRNGRASA from the coding sequence ATGAGCCTCGACCGCGACAGCCTGACCCCCGGCGCGCTGGTGCTCGGCGCAGGCGGCAACGTCGGTTTCGGCGTGGTCGGCGCACTGCTCGAAGCCGGCAGCCCGGTACTGGCCGTCGGTCGCGAAGGTCCGCGCATGAGCGCGCTGGCCGAGCATTTCGACGACGAGCCCGGGCTGGAACTGCTGCATGCGCCCTGCATCCACGACGATCGCGATGCCGCGCGCCTGGCCGATCAGGTCCGCGAACGCGGCCGTCCGTTGCGCGCGGTGTTCGCGAGCATGGGCACGCCACTGCAGAGCGGTCGCCTGCTGGACCGCCCGGCGAGCTTCCTGCTGGAGAAGCTGGAAGCGGACCTGATCCCGCATCTGGCCGCGGCGCGCCACCTGCTGCCGTTGCTCGCCGAAGGCCAGCACGCGGCCAACTATGTGCTGATCGGCGGTCCCTACGCGGAGCGCGGCTGGTCCGGCTACGGCCACGCGTCGGTGACCGGTGCCGCGATGCGGATGCTGGCGCAGGTGCTGCACGAGGAGGCGCATGTATTGGGCGTACGCGTGCAGCTGCTGTCGGTCGACAAGCCGGTGTGCACGCCCGAGAACGCCGTCAACGCATGCGCCGAATGGCCGAATGCGCTGGCGGTGGGGCGCAGCGCGGTATCGCTGCTGACGCGCACCGACAAGCGCTCGCAATCCATCGTCACTTGGGCGGCCAAGGATGCGCACCCGCCGGAGCGCACCGTCGCCTGCGATTTCGAGGACACGCTGCTGGCGGTCGCCGGCGTGCCGCGCAATGGCCGCGCGTCGGCCTGA
- a CDS encoding oxidoreductase, producing the protein MSAPLRVALVGYGFVGKVFHAPLIHSTPGLRLHTVVSRDAGKVHADWPDVRVIDDAHAAFADPDVQIVVIASPNDTHAALAIAALAQGKHVVVDKPFTVTVQEARQVIDAARGADRSVSVFQNRRWDADFLTVQRLIGDGTLGRVAEFHSHFDRFRPVVQDRWREHDTPGGGLWYDLGPHLLDQAVQLFGLPEAISADIARLRDGAQAPDYAHATLRYPAHRVHLHAGTLVAGNGLRFAVHGTRGSYLKHGLDVQEDQLRAGVVPGAPGWGVDTRAGEIVHERDGRLVTDVAHAETGDYRRYYAAFRDAVLHGTPPPVTPQQAMDVMRLIELGVRSSEERREQAVDVGAT; encoded by the coding sequence ATGAGCGCTCCTCTCCGCGTCGCGTTGGTCGGCTACGGGTTCGTCGGCAAGGTGTTCCATGCGCCGCTGATCCATTCCACGCCAGGACTCCGCCTGCATACCGTGGTCTCGCGCGACGCGGGCAAGGTGCATGCGGACTGGCCGGACGTGCGCGTGATCGACGATGCGCATGCCGCGTTCGCCGACCCGGACGTCCAGATCGTCGTCATCGCCTCGCCGAACGACACGCACGCAGCGCTGGCGATCGCCGCGCTCGCGCAGGGCAAGCATGTGGTGGTCGACAAGCCGTTCACGGTGACGGTGCAGGAAGCGCGCCAGGTGATCGACGCGGCGCGGGGTGCGGACCGCAGCGTCAGCGTGTTCCAGAACCGGCGCTGGGATGCCGACTTCCTCACCGTCCAGCGCCTGATCGGCGACGGCACGCTCGGCCGCGTGGCGGAATTCCATTCCCACTTCGACCGTTTCCGCCCCGTGGTGCAGGACCGCTGGCGCGAGCACGACACGCCGGGCGGCGGCCTCTGGTACGACCTGGGCCCGCACCTGCTCGACCAGGCCGTGCAGCTGTTCGGTCTGCCGGAGGCGATCAGTGCCGACATCGCGCGGTTGCGCGATGGCGCACAGGCCCCCGACTACGCGCACGCGACGTTGCGCTACCCCGCACACCGCGTGCATCTGCATGCCGGCACGCTGGTCGCCGGCAACGGCCTGCGCTTCGCCGTGCATGGCACGCGCGGCAGCTACCTCAAGCACGGGCTGGACGTGCAGGAAGACCAGCTGCGTGCCGGCGTGGTGCCCGGCGCACCCGGCTGGGGCGTGGACACGCGCGCCGGCGAGATCGTGCACGAACGGGATGGCCGCCTCGTCACCGACGTCGCGCACGCCGAGACCGGCGACTACCGCCGCTACTACGCCGCCTTCCGCGACGCGGTCCTGCACGGCACGCCGCCCCCGGTCACGCCGCAGCAGGCGATGGACGTCATGCGGCTGATCGAGCTGGGGGTGCGGAGCAGTGAGGAACGCCGGGAGCAGGCCGTCGATGTGGGAGCGACGTAA
- a CDS encoding efflux transporter outer membrane subunit — MVIRPLVIGIASVVLAGCVTVGPDYTAPQTAPAALQHAASAEYVGDHPVAAWWSQFDDPVLDQLVRESLLANPDVRIAVSRVDEARAVFSERRWDLAPHVTAGVEGTRTKQPVEGQGRVETDSYSAGFDAAWELDLFGRVRRSAEAAHADLQAQRNDLQAAQVTVAAEVARNYFELRGTQKRLDVARRILVSLGETQRLTESRFDLGAGSQLEVQSSLARVKAVEAEVPLLETAEGQARHRLAVLVGKRPGELDALLAPREAPAFAKALPIGDTTELLRQRPDVRAAERRLAAATARVGVATADLFPRVSLRGFVGFLSGGWGNLFNGDNRAWQVTPSISWAAFDMGSVRARLRASEAQADGVAAQYEKTVLGALEDTENALLSYAKQQAQLKFRLEQSVAARRAAELAEVRYRAGSSDFLTLLDAQRTQLAADDALAQAEAGVNVGVVAIYKSLGGWGEQDVAPALATQP; from the coding sequence ATGGTGATCCGTCCCCTCGTCATCGGCATCGCGTCGGTGGTGTTGGCCGGGTGCGTCACCGTGGGGCCGGACTACACGGCGCCGCAGACCGCGCCGGCCGCGCTGCAGCACGCCGCGTCCGCCGAGTACGTCGGCGACCATCCGGTCGCCGCGTGGTGGAGCCAGTTCGACGATCCGGTACTCGACCAGCTGGTCCGCGAATCGCTGCTGGCCAACCCGGATGTCCGCATCGCAGTATCGCGCGTCGACGAAGCACGCGCGGTGTTCTCCGAGCGGCGTTGGGACCTGGCGCCACACGTGACCGCCGGCGTGGAAGGCACGCGCACCAAGCAGCCCGTCGAGGGCCAGGGCCGCGTGGAGACCGACAGCTACTCGGCCGGCTTCGATGCGGCCTGGGAACTGGACCTGTTCGGCCGCGTGCGCCGCAGTGCCGAGGCCGCGCATGCGGACCTGCAGGCGCAGCGCAACGACCTGCAGGCGGCGCAGGTGACCGTGGCCGCGGAAGTGGCGCGCAACTACTTCGAGTTGCGCGGCACGCAGAAGCGGCTGGACGTGGCGCGGCGGATCCTGGTCAGCCTGGGCGAAACCCAGCGCCTGACCGAGTCGCGCTTTGACCTCGGCGCGGGCAGCCAGCTGGAGGTGCAGAGCAGCCTCGCCCGCGTGAAGGCGGTCGAAGCAGAAGTGCCGCTGCTGGAAACCGCCGAAGGCCAGGCGCGCCATCGCCTGGCGGTGCTGGTCGGCAAGCGTCCCGGCGAACTGGATGCGCTGCTCGCCCCGCGCGAGGCCCCGGCGTTCGCCAAGGCGCTGCCGATCGGCGACACCACCGAGCTGCTGCGCCAGCGGCCCGACGTGCGCGCGGCCGAGCGTCGCCTGGCGGCTGCCACCGCGCGCGTCGGCGTCGCCACCGCGGACCTGTTCCCGCGGGTCAGCCTGCGTGGCTTCGTCGGCTTCCTGTCCGGCGGCTGGGGCAACCTGTTCAACGGCGACAACCGCGCGTGGCAGGTGACCCCCTCGATCAGCTGGGCGGCCTTCGACATGGGCAGCGTGCGGGCGCGACTGCGCGCGAGCGAAGCCCAGGCCGACGGCGTGGCCGCGCAGTACGAGAAGACCGTGCTGGGCGCGCTGGAAGACACGGAAAACGCACTGCTGTCCTATGCCAAGCAGCAGGCCCAGCTGAAATTCAGGCTGGAACAATCCGTTGCCGCACGCCGTGCAGCAGAGCTGGCCGAAGTCCGGTATCGTGCCGGCTCGTCGGACTTCCTCACCCTGTTGGACGCCCAGCGGACACAGCTCGCTGCGGACGACGCGCTTGCGCAAGCCGAAGCCGGCGTCAACGTCGGGGTGGTGGCGATCTACAAGTCGCTGGGAGGATGGGGCGAACAGGACGTTGCGCCCGCCCTCGCCACGCAGCCGTGA
- a CDS encoding lipocalin family protein — protein sequence MNRLTVKRGALAALLALGAAGVHAAEPVASVPQLDISRYAGQWYEIAHLPMSFQKQCVGDITARYSLDAPGKIGVLNACKTKDGSTDQAQGTARPIPGHPGRLEVRFAPDWLSWLPWAWADYWVIALDPGYQWAVVGEPDRDYLWILSREPSMDRTQFEQLKARAEAMGYDLSPLIVAAPLR from the coding sequence ATGAACCGTCTTACCGTGAAGCGCGGCGCGCTCGCCGCGTTGCTGGCCCTGGGTGCGGCCGGCGTGCATGCCGCCGAACCCGTCGCCTCGGTGCCGCAGCTGGACATCTCCCGCTACGCCGGCCAGTGGTACGAGATCGCGCACCTGCCGATGTCGTTCCAGAAGCAGTGCGTGGGCGACATCACCGCGCGTTATTCACTGGATGCGCCCGGAAAGATCGGCGTGCTCAACGCGTGCAAGACGAAAGACGGCAGCACCGACCAGGCACAGGGCACGGCGCGGCCGATACCCGGGCATCCGGGCCGGCTGGAAGTGCGCTTCGCCCCCGACTGGCTGTCGTGGCTGCCGTGGGCGTGGGCGGACTACTGGGTGATCGCGCTCGATCCCGGCTACCAGTGGGCGGTGGTCGGCGAGCCCGACCGCGACTACCTGTGGATCCTGTCGCGCGAACCGTCAATGGACCGCACGCAGTTCGAGCAGCTGAAAGCCCGGGCCGAAGCGATGGGCTACGACCTCTCGCCGCTGATCGTGGCGGCGCCGCTGCGGTAG